From one Microbulbifer sp. A4B17 genomic stretch:
- a CDS encoding RHS repeat-associated core domain-containing protein → MRQLFNCFVLFLTFATAGAYGASFTSIPPSPDADGNYTVEWTTSGLFGIRPIVTIKENGSSIYSGTSTSTTVSGRSSGTYTYQLWGTRNASEPGPEVLIDSMTVKVSILPIPGVMSKPNAPSTDTDGAYNISWTKPSGTVTSYILQERKNSGGWVKIHDGSATSKSVSNRGEGTYQYRVKACNSSGCSEAWSSVDTTENWFKPGVPGSISGPASVSGKYDVPTSLNWSQASGTITKYEVYSRPLNGNWALYGTSNSTSRTVFPPFGQTTQYRVRACNKAACGDYTSVKSVTAIQIATISGPSNANDVFVLNWTAQSGYMETEVERKLDGGSYGKVWSGQSASTSFDYDIGKYHFRIRECLRAHQPPGGDPYIERSCGSWGLVHTVVVKKTPASITVPTTNTLGNFTVSWSSVNDSGTTYILQQKKGDGSWVQSYSGTETSQAVSGLATDSYQFRVAAQKNNVQGEFKTSSSTIVVRTPQSLSVPSGKNTSGSVSVSWGSVSGSTSYLLQKQKGNTGWSDIETTTATSKSFSDLSTDSYKFRVAAKFGTTVGEFKESSNLVDVVRTPSSISAPSGVSNAHEHKVSWSSVTGATGYRLQQQKNSGDWVTVANVTETFKTIQVDASGEYKYRVAAKLNSYVGLYKTSPSLLTVELPPSKPILSSSVNFSYGDYALTWANSEGSYTHFNFQEKIESSGSWIDLEPSSTNEHSVVNQPKGEYFYRVQSCYFSGCSDWSNVAGVTVLVPASDTSNLSGSVVDGKYLLSWSPATGSVSKYEIEKKMGSGTWSLLSSQSETNLDITQSKGESTSYRVRACNELGCGGYSNTFSILVEGVFASPEQSTGEYQLAWLEQNKYAQEYRVNESFDGVTTTTNVGISFNKNYSKLKNGTYVYSVEHKIDVYNPDDGEYESRWYGLGYASVEVNIPLPLKPALSSSISNLWIGESTDIDWEEISSIVDYYEFQEKLPGGIWANRENESLTFSSSGDYQYRVRAVNVTGPGPWSNTVTISVYQRPTRPHLILDHIGINGTVKISWEETGGDADYFLLRSPTDTDFNPGRIKGDNYTVDSADVGKQQYQVQACLEPMEYCSGWSDPKETRVIDVAGGEPDLGGMAAPNEVISYPLPIDENPVIWSGDVSVSGGALNYSFPIALPPGRNDVQPQLSIGYSSQAGYGLLGQGWNIPTGGAVERCPKIFAIDGVARPVQLDMQDRLCLSGQRLILQSGVHGQVNAIYAPEIYDGSQVTLKGGAISSPSSYFEVKTKSNQTLTFGKKNSSTFVPNGVSEPLSWHLEKQQDSFGNNINWEYERVSDEFRLNKIYYTGYQDNFGSRVIDFEYEAANRQRIKYNHGARLIENSRLQKLKISIDGGAGHEYRFSYLNDEDVDRLETVSFCPSSNICTSNRVEWGKVEGVTGSDIPEVTLQPHPGGGLYTRAEGGRDFDGDGRFDIWARGQGFYLSSLQAWVDDDEVRDLTSLSNQFDSSRVDINLDGKDDLLFTTEDRKLKFATWNSNKQSFDKIDTGVQSQCEFAIALAISPSAKDLANFCESATSDIDGDGATDVLMPYQKLSNFVYSYRLYRNEGGSLVYKAEFTAGAYGAISMRDIDGDGIQDVLINAATLQSDKVRWFKVSRNGNSWSVGSENTISFSGLHSSRSSHGRAVTKWADINGDGLQDLLTLNSENGINYNWYYALNKGNGTFTSFANSGQEEFALRKTQMVAGGSVRASDAIWTLNGFAFAADINQDGIEDLVAPTTRAYQALCDNKGHTGNPCNIDTSLEDQPVQYDVYSWSAFIARFDKNGLSFEEIDLGVLSHKETLFQADLNGDGVMDYGSFLGASGLTYSYKGPSPGIYTTSGNRSSHDLVKAIHLSGDRIEKHRFEYAGLSALHDDGSRLYVPNEQPQNYPYTNFINGMRLIKSVKTDNGLSAFNTELYSYKGAVANLKGRGFAGFREITRTELSTGNRDVSTFLQAFPYGGVVESRKQYTSEGELFFEHRLVDKTHDFGQPSGTYLPRVISELQKDYEIADGTLVSTVTRNSNFDAMGNTILATAIEVDQYGSSYKSSFAEFETVSGCRNRQKFSEEKSSRDNFDHGAGALNVPEQWVRTDLSNYESCVARQIDMTASQSPNTKSTKLTFDQYGNVLTTTKVGITEENRVSTAVYDIDGYFIESTFNSLWGGTVRAYQITNPWFGKVTRVTDVNNRVTKNTLGDFGQVLKVDSDIAPTSYSRQVWCDGSCPGNAIIKSVTLTEGGAPGTSYQDTLGRVIKVESQGFDGRAVVATKSFDSSGRLIRSEEPHFEGQLATFESWDEFDAMNRAGRHERFNNPLGFVTTYAYSGAGVGVAVKNSDGATLSMEKAYGASKQLAFTIDAMGGKTFYRYDGAGRLVSLVDSAGNDTTYEYNGFGEVTSIDDPNSGRTTFFYNEFGERTDSIDANNQTTSTFYDELGRVTGIVNGDDATAKIYDQNGLYGLLTTEARNEEYIRLFDYLPGTLHPSATYTLIEDQIFTESVAWDTSLHRITVVQTAMGEIFRNRFNERGFHYIDERYIGGSNWEVLRELQEATATGATVAQQFMSGIEQRTNRYSGSDIIDGICAGGMNCLGSETIQAIDYRHNAWGNVIGEEHLHNGLNYEYVYDDLHRLTFQTVSSSDFPTYDRDIDYDYDAVGNLLFKTDYADTIYYGNSSKSLGGNAGPHAVRSLITVDGNTHTLVYDNAGNLLTGIGMKVEYDGYNQANKVERNGVVSEYWYNTEGKPYKKITTREHESETTLYIGGSYELITTDDGSSVTESERLNYGGYFVVNKSEENTERRILLTDRLGSVTTIVDADKQPGESGFIKQYRSYDPFGQVRNFQGADDLSEFEITDQGFTGHRHLNDQELIHMNGRVYDYQLGRFLSPDPIILDPKNSQSLNAYSYIMNNPLWGTDPTGYYPDKGDTGQGVNTRSKSEASPTDEEGIASKRSVSKGDTGRTYKPVGSRIHRKVTATAKVDGNGNGTLSYSAGTTKLGSYKISGLMSNSVSGNSVSEMTGVGSGQSSGEDVTTASQSQPEGDAVVGSDDDVQKGHGLSLGDNPLSDKLVANHAAEDYAKASQECSKHETCRVRQYIRHYSSDDVKRMNNSMVFYETVIVAFPTGVGVGFASIRLGFNVVKSAGVGSVVGAAEVYGGLGFTRYNPGDIDILTSAQYHDRSGGSKSLRAWTTTTRINRAD, encoded by the coding sequence GTGCGTCAACTATTTAACTGTTTTGTCTTGTTTCTCACATTTGCCACGGCCGGAGCTTATGGGGCTAGTTTTACGTCAATTCCGCCATCACCTGATGCAGATGGCAATTACACAGTTGAATGGACCACATCGGGACTGTTTGGGATTCGCCCAATAGTCACTATTAAGGAAAATGGGTCCTCAATTTACTCAGGTACTAGCACCTCTACGACCGTTTCAGGAAGATCAAGCGGTACGTACACATACCAGCTCTGGGGCACACGCAATGCCTCTGAACCGGGGCCGGAAGTTCTTATTGATTCAATGACCGTTAAGGTTTCGATTTTGCCTATTCCTGGCGTCATGTCGAAGCCGAATGCTCCCTCTACAGATACAGATGGTGCATACAATATCTCTTGGACAAAACCATCTGGCACGGTAACCAGCTATATTTTACAAGAGAGAAAAAACAGTGGGGGCTGGGTCAAAATACACGACGGTAGTGCCACCTCTAAATCCGTATCAAACAGAGGTGAAGGTACCTATCAATATAGGGTAAAAGCCTGTAACAGCAGTGGCTGCTCGGAGGCATGGAGTTCAGTCGACACTACCGAGAACTGGTTCAAACCAGGAGTGCCAGGAAGTATTTCTGGCCCGGCAAGTGTTTCGGGAAAATACGACGTCCCCACCTCTCTAAACTGGTCGCAAGCTTCTGGAACTATCACAAAATATGAAGTGTATAGTCGTCCTCTAAATGGTAATTGGGCTCTATACGGCACATCTAATTCAACTTCACGAACTGTTTTTCCCCCATTTGGGCAAACTACGCAGTATCGGGTTCGAGCATGCAATAAGGCGGCATGTGGAGACTATACGAGTGTTAAATCTGTTACGGCAATCCAAATAGCAACCATTTCTGGGCCGTCCAATGCGAATGACGTTTTCGTACTAAATTGGACTGCGCAATCAGGCTACATGGAAACTGAGGTCGAGCGAAAGCTGGATGGTGGCTCATACGGAAAAGTATGGTCTGGACAAAGCGCTTCGACCTCTTTTGATTACGATATAGGAAAATACCATTTTAGAATTCGAGAGTGTCTCAGAGCACATCAGCCACCCGGTGGTGATCCCTATATTGAACGGAGCTGTGGGTCTTGGGGGCTTGTCCATACGGTTGTCGTCAAAAAGACGCCAGCCTCCATTACTGTCCCGACAACTAATACATTGGGTAATTTTACGGTTAGTTGGTCTTCCGTAAACGATAGCGGCACTACCTATATTCTTCAGCAGAAGAAAGGTGACGGCAGTTGGGTTCAGTCTTACTCTGGCACTGAAACTTCACAAGCTGTATCGGGATTAGCGACAGATAGTTATCAATTTCGGGTGGCGGCCCAAAAAAATAATGTCCAAGGAGAGTTTAAAACCTCCTCTTCCACAATTGTGGTGCGAACCCCTCAGTCACTTAGTGTGCCGTCTGGGAAAAACACTAGCGGCTCCGTAAGCGTATCTTGGGGGAGTGTAAGCGGATCAACGTCATACCTACTCCAAAAGCAAAAGGGAAACACAGGATGGAGTGATATAGAGACAACAACTGCTACATCTAAAAGTTTTTCTGACCTATCAACCGACTCATATAAGTTTCGTGTTGCAGCTAAATTTGGCACAACAGTTGGGGAATTCAAAGAATCTAGTAACCTAGTGGATGTAGTGCGGACTCCATCAAGTATTTCCGCTCCTTCCGGTGTTAGTAATGCACATGAACATAAGGTTTCTTGGAGCAGTGTTACTGGCGCAACAGGTTATCGTCTACAGCAACAGAAAAACTCTGGGGATTGGGTTACTGTAGCTAATGTCACTGAAACCTTTAAAACTATACAAGTGGATGCTTCGGGAGAATATAAGTATAGAGTCGCTGCCAAATTAAACTCTTATGTAGGATTGTATAAAACATCTCCGAGTCTACTCACTGTAGAACTGCCACCGTCTAAGCCTATTTTATCTTCATCCGTAAATTTTAGTTATGGAGATTACGCCCTTACATGGGCGAATTCAGAGGGAAGTTATACTCATTTTAATTTTCAAGAAAAAATTGAAAGTTCAGGCAGTTGGATAGATTTGGAACCATCAAGTACAAATGAACATTCGGTGGTCAATCAGCCCAAAGGCGAGTATTTTTATCGTGTGCAGTCATGCTATTTCTCTGGCTGCAGCGATTGGTCGAATGTTGCGGGGGTGACGGTCTTAGTCCCCGCTTCGGATACCAGTAATTTATCTGGCAGTGTGGTTGATGGGAAGTATTTATTAAGCTGGAGTCCGGCTACAGGCTCTGTTTCGAAGTATGAAATTGAGAAAAAAATGGGGTCTGGAACTTGGAGTCTTCTAAGTTCACAATCCGAAACCAATTTAGATATTACTCAGAGCAAAGGTGAATCCACTAGTTATAGAGTTAGGGCCTGTAATGAGCTTGGTTGTGGAGGATATTCCAACACTTTCTCTATTTTAGTGGAAGGGGTATTCGCATCTCCTGAGCAATCTACGGGGGAATATCAACTGGCATGGCTTGAACAAAATAAGTATGCGCAGGAATACAGAGTCAATGAATCTTTTGACGGTGTTACCACTACGACGAACGTAGGTATTTCGTTTAACAAGAACTACTCAAAATTAAAAAACGGAACTTATGTCTATTCTGTAGAGCATAAAATAGACGTATATAACCCTGACGATGGTGAGTATGAATCAAGATGGTATGGACTTGGTTATGCTAGTGTGGAAGTTAATATTCCACTTCCTCTGAAGCCAGCTCTCTCATCATCAATTTCTAATCTATGGATTGGGGAGTCTACCGATATCGATTGGGAAGAGATTTCCTCTATCGTTGATTATTATGAGTTCCAGGAAAAGCTCCCTGGTGGTATATGGGCAAACAGAGAAAATGAGTCCTTAACATTTTCTAGTTCTGGTGATTATCAGTATAGAGTTAGAGCTGTAAATGTTACGGGACCTGGACCTTGGTCGAATACGGTTACTATCAGCGTATATCAAAGGCCTACAAGGCCCCATCTGATCTTGGATCATATTGGTATAAATGGAACTGTAAAAATAAGCTGGGAAGAAACAGGTGGTGATGCGGACTACTTCCTTCTGCGTAGCCCAACAGATACAGATTTTAACCCTGGAAGAATCAAAGGTGATAATTATACCGTTGATAGTGCAGATGTTGGAAAACAACAGTACCAGGTACAAGCGTGTTTGGAGCCGATGGAGTATTGCTCAGGGTGGTCAGATCCCAAAGAGACAAGAGTAATTGACGTTGCAGGGGGGGAGCCAGATTTGGGAGGAATGGCTGCACCTAATGAAGTAATTAGTTATCCACTACCAATAGATGAAAATCCTGTGATTTGGAGTGGTGATGTCTCTGTTAGTGGTGGTGCCCTCAATTATAGCTTTCCAATTGCCTTGCCACCGGGAAGAAATGATGTGCAACCGCAGTTAAGTATAGGTTACAGTAGCCAAGCAGGCTATGGGCTGTTAGGACAAGGATGGAACATCCCTACTGGAGGTGCTGTAGAGCGCTGTCCAAAGATATTTGCGATTGACGGTGTTGCCCGTCCAGTTCAGCTCGATATGCAAGACAGGTTGTGTCTAAGCGGCCAGAGACTGATTTTGCAGTCTGGTGTTCATGGCCAAGTGAATGCGATTTACGCCCCAGAAATATACGATGGGAGCCAGGTTACCCTGAAAGGTGGAGCTATTAGTTCTCCTTCTTCGTATTTTGAAGTTAAAACAAAGTCCAATCAAACCCTGACTTTTGGTAAAAAGAACTCGTCAACATTTGTTCCAAATGGAGTTTCCGAGCCATTGAGCTGGCACCTGGAAAAACAACAAGATTCATTTGGAAACAATATAAACTGGGAATATGAGCGAGTTTCGGACGAATTTAGGCTCAATAAAATCTATTACACCGGTTATCAGGATAATTTTGGGAGTCGAGTTATTGATTTTGAATATGAGGCGGCAAATAGGCAAAGAATAAAGTATAACCATGGCGCTCGTTTAATAGAAAATAGCCGGTTGCAAAAACTTAAAATATCAATCGATGGTGGCGCTGGTCATGAGTATAGGTTCTCTTACCTAAATGACGAAGATGTTGATAGGTTGGAAACTGTTAGCTTTTGCCCCTCAAGCAATATTTGTACTTCTAATCGTGTCGAGTGGGGTAAGGTAGAGGGAGTTACTGGTTCAGATATCCCCGAAGTTACATTGCAACCTCATCCTGGAGGGGGGCTCTATACGAGAGCGGAAGGTGGTCGAGATTTTGATGGTGATGGCCGGTTTGATATTTGGGCGCGAGGCCAGGGCTTTTATTTGTCGTCACTTCAAGCCTGGGTCGACGATGATGAAGTCCGTGATTTAACGAGCTTATCTAACCAGTTCGATAGTTCACGTGTAGATATCAACCTAGATGGTAAAGATGACCTGCTCTTTACTACTGAGGATAGAAAGCTGAAGTTTGCTACATGGAATAGCAATAAACAGTCTTTCGACAAGATAGATACCGGGGTTCAATCACAATGTGAATTTGCAATTGCGCTAGCAATTAGTCCGTCAGCGAAAGATCTGGCAAATTTTTGTGAAAGCGCCACTTCAGATATTGATGGTGATGGCGCGACAGATGTTTTGATGCCGTACCAAAAATTGAGCAATTTTGTCTATTCCTATCGTCTATACCGAAATGAGGGTGGCAGTTTAGTTTATAAAGCTGAATTTACGGCAGGTGCCTATGGCGCTATCAGTATGCGCGATATCGACGGTGATGGCATACAAGATGTGTTAATTAATGCAGCAACGCTTCAGTCGGATAAGGTGCGTTGGTTCAAGGTGTCTCGCAACGGTAATTCTTGGAGTGTTGGTTCTGAAAATACTATTAGCTTTTCCGGGCTGCACAGCAGCAGATCTTCCCATGGTAGAGCGGTAACAAAGTGGGCCGATATTAATGGAGATGGTTTACAGGATTTGCTGACCCTAAATTCTGAAAATGGCATAAATTACAATTGGTACTATGCGTTAAACAAAGGGAATGGGACATTTACCAGTTTTGCTAATAGCGGACAGGAAGAATTTGCATTAAGAAAGACCCAAATGGTTGCCGGTGGCAGTGTTCGGGCTTCTGATGCAATTTGGACGCTAAATGGATTTGCCTTCGCCGCCGATATTAATCAGGATGGGATTGAGGATCTGGTTGCGCCTACAACTCGGGCCTATCAGGCGCTCTGCGATAATAAAGGACACACTGGTAACCCCTGTAACATTGATACCAGCTTGGAAGATCAGCCGGTTCAATATGATGTTTATAGCTGGTCGGCATTTATTGCGAGATTTGATAAGAATGGGCTCAGCTTTGAAGAGATTGATCTAGGGGTTTTATCTCACAAGGAAACTTTGTTTCAGGCTGACCTTAATGGCGATGGTGTTATGGATTACGGGTCATTTCTTGGAGCCAGTGGCCTGACCTACTCATATAAAGGCCCATCGCCAGGTATTTATACTACTTCGGGAAATAGAAGTAGCCACGACCTGGTTAAAGCTATTCATCTTTCCGGTGATCGAATCGAAAAGCACCGCTTTGAATATGCCGGACTTTCGGCATTACACGATGATGGCTCTCGGCTATATGTGCCAAATGAGCAACCCCAAAATTACCCGTATACAAACTTCATTAATGGTATGCGCCTTATCAAGTCGGTGAAGACTGATAATGGGTTAAGTGCGTTTAACACTGAGTTGTATAGCTATAAGGGCGCGGTAGCCAATCTTAAGGGGCGCGGATTTGCAGGGTTTAGAGAGATAACGCGGACTGAGCTTAGTACTGGGAATCGTGACGTTTCAACTTTCCTTCAAGCGTTTCCTTACGGAGGTGTTGTAGAAAGTCGTAAACAGTATACGTCGGAGGGCGAATTATTTTTTGAACATCGCCTGGTGGATAAAACGCACGACTTTGGTCAGCCATCTGGAACTTATCTTCCGCGTGTAATTAGTGAATTACAAAAAGACTATGAAATCGCCGATGGCACATTGGTATCCACCGTTACGCGAAATTCGAATTTCGATGCAATGGGAAATACGATTCTCGCAACAGCGATCGAAGTTGATCAATATGGTTCAAGTTATAAGTCTAGCTTTGCAGAATTTGAAACTGTAAGTGGCTGCCGCAATCGACAAAAATTTTCTGAAGAAAAGAGTTCCAGAGATAATTTTGATCATGGTGCCGGTGCGTTAAATGTACCCGAACAGTGGGTGCGTACCGACTTGTCTAACTATGAAAGCTGCGTTGCACGCCAAATAGATATGACAGCCAGTCAGAGTCCTAATACTAAATCCACAAAGCTGACTTTTGATCAGTACGGGAATGTTCTTACCACCACGAAAGTAGGGATTACAGAAGAAAACAGGGTTTCCACTGCTGTTTATGATATTGATGGGTACTTTATTGAGTCAACCTTTAATAGCTTGTGGGGAGGTACAGTTAGGGCCTATCAAATAACAAATCCCTGGTTCGGTAAAGTAACGAGAGTGACGGATGTCAATAATCGCGTTACAAAGAATACCCTAGGCGATTTTGGTCAAGTTCTGAAAGTGGATTCAGATATTGCGCCGACCAGCTACAGCCGCCAAGTATGGTGTGATGGAAGTTGTCCAGGAAATGCGATTATTAAGTCCGTCACTTTAACAGAAGGGGGGGCTCCCGGTACCTCTTATCAAGATACTTTGGGGCGTGTCATTAAAGTTGAAAGCCAGGGTTTTGATGGCAGGGCAGTGGTGGCCACTAAGTCCTTCGATTCTAGTGGCCGCTTAATCAGGAGTGAAGAGCCGCACTTTGAAGGCCAGCTGGCAACTTTTGAAAGTTGGGATGAGTTCGATGCAATGAATCGTGCTGGTCGCCATGAACGGTTTAACAACCCTTTAGGCTTTGTGACAACGTATGCATACTCTGGCGCTGGAGTCGGTGTAGCCGTGAAAAACAGCGATGGTGCTACGTTAAGCATGGAAAAGGCCTATGGTGCGAGTAAACAATTGGCTTTCACCATTGATGCTATGGGCGGGAAAACTTTCTATCGTTACGATGGTGCAGGACGTCTTGTGTCGCTGGTTGATAGCGCAGGCAATGATACCACTTATGAATACAATGGGTTTGGTGAGGTTACATCAATTGATGATCCTAATTCCGGGCGTACTACTTTCTTTTACAATGAATTTGGTGAGCGTACGGATAGTATTGATGCAAACAATCAAACGACTAGCACATTTTATGATGAGCTAGGCCGTGTTACTGGTATTGTGAACGGTGATGATGCAACGGCAAAAATATACGACCAGAATGGACTCTATGGATTGCTGACAACTGAAGCTCGTAACGAGGAATACATTCGCCTATTCGACTATTTGCCGGGCACTTTACATCCTAGTGCTACTTACACCCTGATTGAAGATCAGATCTTTACTGAAAGTGTTGCATGGGATACGAGCTTGCATCGTATCACTGTAGTGCAAACTGCCATGGGTGAAATTTTCCGTAATCGTTTCAATGAGCGTGGATTCCACTATATCGATGAGCGGTATATCGGTGGATCTAACTGGGAAGTGTTGCGGGAGCTTCAGGAAGCTACTGCAACTGGAGCGACAGTCGCACAGCAATTTATGTCGGGTATTGAGCAGCGTACAAATCGTTACTCTGGTAGTGATATTATTGATGGTATTTGTGCTGGTGGTATGAATTGCCTGGGGTCGGAAACTATTCAGGCGATTGATTATCGGCATAATGCCTGGGGTAATGTCATTGGGGAAGAACACCTGCATAATGGATTGAATTATGAGTATGTTTACGATGACTTGCATCGTTTAACGTTTCAAACCGTGTCGTCTAGTGATTTCCCCACATATGATCGTGATATAGATTACGATTATGATGCAGTGGGTAATCTGTTGTTCAAGACGGATTACGCCGATACCATATACTATGGCAACTCTTCTAAATCTCTAGGTGGCAATGCCGGGCCACATGCGGTTAGATCTCTAATTACCGTTGATGGAAATACTCATACGCTGGTATATGACAATGCAGGTAACCTGTTGACCGGTATTGGGATGAAAGTTGAGTACGATGGCTACAACCAGGCCAACAAAGTTGAGCGGAATGGGGTTGTTAGTGAGTACTGGTACAATACTGAAGGTAAACCATACAAAAAGATTACTACGCGGGAACATGAAAGTGAGACAACCCTTTATATAGGTGGTTCTTACGAATTGATCACCACAGATGATGGTTCGTCTGTCACAGAAAGCGAACGGCTAAATTACGGTGGTTACTTCGTTGTCAATAAATCAGAGGAAAATACCGAGCGCAGGATTCTTTTAACAGATCGTCTTGGCAGTGTTACAACAATTGTAGATGCTGACAAGCAGCCCGGTGAAAGTGGTTTTATAAAACAATATCGAAGCTATGACCCATTTGGACAAGTTAGAAACTTCCAAGGGGCTGATGATCTTTCGGAGTTTGAGATCACCGATCAAGGTTTTACCGGTCACCGTCATTTGAACGACCAAGAGCTTATTCATATGAATGGACGGGTCTATGACTATCAGTTGGGTCGCTTCTTGTCACCAGACCCGATTATTCTTGATCCTAAAAATAGCCAAAGCCTGAATGCCTATAGTTATATAATGAATAACCCTCTTTGGGGAACTGATCCCACGGGGTATTATCCTGATAAGGGGGATACTGGGCAGGGGGTAAATACCCGTTCTAAATCGGAGGCTAGTCCAACTGATGAAGAGGGTATAGCTAGCAAAAGGTCTGTTTCTAAGGGGGATACGGGACGTACTTATAAGCCTGTTGGCAGTAGAATTCACAGAAAAGTTACAGCGACAGCGAAAGTTGACGGCAATGGTAATGGTACCCTTTCATACAGTGCCGGAACTACAAAGCTGGGTAGTTATAAAATTTCTGGGTTGATGTCTAATTCAGTTTCTGGTAATTCTGTTTCAGAGATGACAGGTGTGGGTTCTGGGCAGAGTAGCGGGGAGGATGTAACTACTGCTAGTCAGTCTCAGCCTGAAGGAGATGCAGTTGTTGGTTCAGATGATGATGTACAAAAGGGGCACGGCTTATCGCTGGGAGATAACCCGCTAAGTGATAAATTGGTGGCTAACCATGCAGCGGAGGATTATGCAAAGGCAAGCCAGGAGTGTTCTAAGCATGAAACTTGTCGAGTAAGGCAATACATTCGGCACTATTCGTCAGACGATGTTAAGCGAATGAATAATTCAATGGTTTTTTATGAGACCGTTATTGTGGCATTTCCTACAGGCGTTGGGGTTGGTTTTGCAAGCATTAGATTAGGGTTTAATGTAGTTAAAAGTGCGGGGGTTGGATCTGTTGTTGGTGCTGCAGAGGTATATGGTGGGTTAGGTTTTACAAGATATAACCCAGGAGATATAGATATATTGACCTCTGCACAATATCACGATCGCAGTGGGGGAAGTAAAAGTCTTCGTGCCTGGACAACGACAACAAGAATAAATAGAGCGGATTGA